The Dromaius novaehollandiae isolate bDroNov1 chromosome 3, bDroNov1.hap1, whole genome shotgun sequence genome includes the window GGCTCAGGAAAATCAACAAACTGGCTTTGTGCAGCTGAAGGAACTGACTAAGAGTAGCTAGTCGAGTGACCACAGTGCAACTATATACACCTGAAATCCTGAGAAACCAATTTTTGCATTCCTCATTCCCACTGTAGGACAGGATATGGCAATTTCTTATGCTGTTGTCCTTCACCCTGCAAGGGTCTGAATATCAGTGCTCACAGTCCTTTGGACGAATATGCAACGTGACCCTAGGATATTTGTTGTCATTTAGGTTAATATTTAACTGTGCACTTTCATTTAAGTCTGTAAAATCATGTGTGCTGCACTGCTAGAAAGCACAGTTTATACCCTCTGCACTCACACAGCTCTTTTTAACACAGGGTTGTGCTGTAATGCCTGATCTGTGAGAAGAGGAAATGTAGCAAGGAGAAGACCAACGTGAGATCCAAGGGAGCTACTTTAGTATCTGTAACACAGACATCACAATGCCTAAGAAGTAGATTTTAAAGACAAGGATCTAACTTTTCAGAGTTAAGCGCCCTCTCCAATACAGCTTTGCTTGCTTTGAGGCTCCTCCATGCAATGAGGAGAGATGTTTTTGAAGCACACATTATGGATTAAGTCTCTTAGGGAGTATGTGCTATTATAAAACTTTACAGATTACAGGTGAAGTGAGGTGGCAGTGGTTATCTGCATAAATCTAGGTGCCTAGAGTAAGACCCTGTGAATATTAAGGCAAGACTTCATCCCCAAAACATCCAAACACCTAATAGCTTTTTCCAATCACTGAGCTGTTTTAGTGCTTTCTTGTATGTAGGCTGCTTTTTGCTTAAAGACCCATTTTTGCTGTCTCCATAGCCCTTTTGGACACATCCAAAGGTGTCCTGCCCCAgaacacaaagcaaaacaggaGGAAAGCTCAGTATTCTTTACTTGATGATCTAATCCCTTGATTACCCCTCTTAACACAATAATAgatagaaacaaacattttagcAGAAATACTAAGTAAGTAAAATCCAGCTCACTCACTCACCTCAGGCTTCTTCAGTTCCTCAGTTACGTAGTTCAGGTTGTTCCACCCATCATAGGACCACAGTCCCTGATAAAATGCCACTCCAATGGGCCCAATACCTGCAGTcgtgttttcaaaagcattctgaAAACTCTGAGTTTGTCCCTTGGCAAGCAGCACCAATCCTCCCACCACAACCACAAGCAAAGCCAAGAGTTTGGCAGCTGTAAAAATGTTCATAATAGATGTCGCCAACCTCACGTTGAGACAGTTGATGATAGTTAAAAGCAGGATGCAAGCAGCAGCTGTAAATTTGATGACAATCTGAGGAGAGGAACATCCAGGGTAGAACGCTGCAACAGCATATTCAGCAAAGCTCAGACAGACAGCTGCCAAGCCAGCTGGTCTCACCAGGATAACAGAACTGTAggcaaaaaggaaagcaggaaaagaacCAAAAATCCTCAAGATGTAAATATATTCTCCTCCAGACTCTTTAATTATCGTTCCAAGCTCAGCATAAGACAAGGCTCCAAACATGGCCAGGATCCCACATGAAGCCCAGATAAGGAGACTGCTGGCTGGGCTCCCCATATAATACAGCACCCACTCAGGGGACATAAAGATCCCCGAGCCTATCATGGTGCCTGCAATTAATGACACTCCACTAATCAGGCCGACCTCTTGCTTCAGCCTTAAATTCTCCCTTCCTTCACTCAGATCTGTAGAGGACTCTGttgtcttccttttcttcattaTGGAACTATTAGGAGATGCCGCTTCAGAGAAAATATGGAATAGGACTGTGTCTTTTGAAGAAGGGTTATCTCAGGCTTTTAGGGTTAAGTTAATCATTACCAAAGTTAATTAAGCTgaacactgtcaagatatgcaaACTTACTTTTcttgatttgcattttttttattaccCATTTATCTTGCTCATTTATGATGGTTCAGATCCTGCCAAATCTGAATATCCTGGACTGCCCCAAAATAATGGCAATCAATAGCATTCAGCACCACTTCAGAAGCACTCAGCACCTTACAGAACTGTGACCCAGATCACCTCTCTTTTAAATTAGGCTTCACAtggcatctgaaaaaaaaattcagataagCAAAATCCCCATAAATCTGTACTTTATTCTTTGAATAAAAATCAATGCTCAGGCAAGTGCTGTAGTGCTGACTCACATTTCCATTCCCCACTAAAAAGCTATCATACAAGTCTGTCACCCAATTTGCCATTACTTGCTCAACAAGGAACATTTCCAGTGTCTTAATCAAGGACACAAAAATGTTCTACTAAAAACAGTCCAGAGACAGAATGGAAAATGGTAGAAAGCAATTCTGGTTCCTTCAAACTTTACAAAGCACAGGAGGAAAAGAGTGAAGAGGGGCTATAATTAGATTTTGTTATGGGTCCTTTTTGTCAGCATGCATGAGGTATGAGCATGCTCATCAGACCATATCCTTCAGAGGACTTAGGCACTGCACATAATATACTGATTTCAGTGCACGCCCAAGAGAAACGCAGAGGCACAAGCTGTTGCAAATGCCACTGATCCCTATTTATCTAACACATGTAAAATTTCACACTTTGGGGGGGTTTCTTCTGCTAGAAATCAGAAGTTTGTTACAGTGCGTGGGGGTGTATTTTGTGATCTGTGATATGTACAAAGTATTGAGCAGAAGGGAATGTCCATATGGGCTCCTTTGAACTTAAAGTAAACTTCATTGCCTGCAACTGTAAAGAAGGAAATTTGCTGTCCCTGGTGGTCTCTTCCAGACTTCTGTTGTGATAAGTACCAGAAAATAGGGGTGAGACCTTCCTCAGCCTTTCATAGAAAGAGCAGATCTTGAATCTTTAAAACTATGTGTCGTCCTCAGGCATTTGaactaaaaaaatcattaaaataagcaaacagaGAAGTATTTTGAGTGTTTGTCTAAAAATCCCTTCTTTTCTAAATCATTTAGAAGATTTATCTTCatatattttcttgcttttttaaaatcatctGGTTAGTTTTAGAGTAATCCATGGATAACTCTAGGACTCTTAGCAAAACTCATGGACCCATAAGAAAAAGAAGGTACACAAGTCacaaaatttctcattttaaagcaTAAAAAGTAGAATAAATTTTAGACCACGAAAAGGTGTTTAATTTCtgcaaagaagcaaaaaacaCAAATCCCATTAGTAAGTGGGTTTTCTTTAAAGTATAAATCTTATTGTTAGACAGATAGGAAATAAtgggaaaagggtttttttttctttttttttttttaaaggaatactaCTACTTTTTAAGGGATAGTAGAAACTACTCCTAATACCAACACACTAGCATTCATCCAGGGGGAAACAGATCCCAGCTGAGTTCTCATAATTTCAAGTCACTTAAAAATTCACAGTGGATCAAACTGTAACTTTAACAAGAATGAAAGGTTACTTCACCTGTATCAAGTAGTCTTTCAGTCTCCCAAGTAAAGCTGTGAGTTCTGAGAATAAACATATGCACCTTTTACCGCAAGGATGAAAGTTAATGTATTTCAAGTTAATGGTTTCCAAAGTGTTAGAAAAGTTAGAGGGAGGCATCTCAGTAATGTGGAGTATTCTGTTCTACTGTTACTAAGTGATGGTACTCTTCTTTTTGGCTGGTTTAGCTATTTGCTGTATATTCTTTTAAAACCTGCTAATCGCACAGTGACAGGCAGTACTGGAATCCTTCAGAGGTCTAAAGATCTGATTTATTTCTGTGCTATAGACACTCTGCTTCTGTGTGCATACATACTTACATTATGTATAGCAATCCTATCTGTAAGTGTATTCACAAAATATGGCTAAATCAATGCTAGAGAAAAACCTAATGTGACTCCAGGTATTTGAGTATTCTTCTAACAGGGTTGCGGATACATTTTGATAACTTTTCTCCTGTTGTAATGATGGAGCTTCTTTTTTAAAGTgtaaattcttttccttctttgtgttGAAGAAATGAGAGACTGAAATAACAAGTTCTCAGATAATGTCTTTTGGAACCTTCCAAGTTCTTTCtcctagaaaaaaaagaacttttaatcTAATATTGTAGGAAGAATCAAAACTACTTCAAACTTGATCATTTCAAAAAGATTTCTGTAAAAACACTCAGATAACAAGGATTAATTAACTGCTATGTCAATACCCTTAGTCAGCTCCAAAAGGGAGGTCTATTTCCAAATCCAGGATAATTGTTACTTATTTCTAACTGCTTTACCTGAAGTAATAACAAATCTAATGATGATAACAACTTGAAGCTATTCCTGTTGAAGATAGTCTGattgctttacatttttttctgttgactttgTTCAGTTTTTTGACTGCGGTCAGGAGTAAGCAGCAGCCATAAGATGTTTTCGTCTAAAGAATTGTCACAATTATCAATGCATTTGTCAAAACTGGCTATATAAAACCGCATCTCACTGTTCCCCTTTAAAAATGTGTGAGCAGGAGCAGAAATAAACTATTGTTTTCTTCATCTGTGGAGCAGTGAAACCTTATTGTTCAACCTGCCGTGTAATAAATCCACTACCTTAACAATTCTCACTCTTCATTTACCTTTGACATTGTAATGGGTGGTTGCCATCTACTGGCCTCTAAAAAATAAGACAGCTTTGTCCAGCAAAACTTGGCTCAGTCTACATTTGATTTAGATATCTGGCATTACTGATTAAAAAGAAACCCTACGATGAATATTAGTTCTTAAACATTAAGTAACACAAACCCCTAAAGTATACTGGATTCATGAATGAAAATTCTCCTGAATACCTTTGAGACTATTTACATCACAGCAGTCGCTACAAGGACTAGAGAACAGCTAATTTAAGGTAAAGGCCAATGTCAGTAGTAGGAACTAGACAAAACACGTGGGCAAATACTTTGAATTATTTAATTTTAGGACCCAGGAGTGGTATCTGAACGCTGTTATAGGTGTGGCTTCCCTGTAACATGCCTAGAAGAGAGTTACAAATCCCAGAATGGGGATTAAAAATACCCCCTAATCTAAGGATAGAGTGGCCAAAGACATAGCCTGTAATTTTCTTCTGAGGTAGGCATCACTACTGACACTTACagaaaaatgcagagggatcaagattttcttttttaaaaaaagaaaaaacagttttatgaGATAAGCTAGAGGTATGAGAATTCATCCAGGACATAAGATATGGCTTTCATGGCCTCCTCTGCTTGAGAGCGTGGAAACTCAAATACCCAAGGAGAATGTCCTCACCACCAAAATGCAGGTTTGGGGCTGAAATTGCAGGTATGTCTTAGTATCTGCACTTGGGATATAAGTAGAGATACGTACtttaaaagagagaggaaataaaggCTAGAAAAGTGGAGCTCCTGAAAGAACTCAGAAGCAGATCTTGAGTGCTGAAGAAAAACTGGGGCAGAGGGAAAacttgtcacaggaaaacatgtccATTTCTATGtggaaataggaaaaagaaataggaCCTAGGTCTCGGTTAGAGGGGTCTGCCTGGGAAAGGGCACCCTGGAGTACCTGACTCCGAGTCCCCTGCTGCCCAGTGCCTCCTGGCTCCTCTCTCACCTGAGACCGCAAACAGCAAAGCTTTGGGCTTCCAACATGGCTGGAGCTGATCTGGACTCGCCAGGTCTGTTTGTGGTGCTGCCAGCCCATGTGCGCCCGGGGCTGGTAGTGCTTGGTTACCCTCACAAGGGGCCAGGGCAAACAGATTCTAAAAATGCAAGCATTGAGCTGCTGCTAGCAAAAAGTCTGCTTGGACTGCTGGGAGTAGGATGGAAAAAGTCTTTTCTGAGGAGAAGGCATGATAGCCATAGGCTTCACAACAGGAACAATAAGTAAAACTAAGCTTGTTTAGCTTTGGACATAAACTACCTTTCCCTGTCACGTTACAAGAGTATATGTGAGCCCAGGGGATTAGGAGggaatttaaaaacaagaatgtACCATAAGCTGAATTAGTGCTTCCTGTCTGGGTCTGTGGGCAGCCTGCAGCAGCGGCCTTAAGAGATGAGCTTAAGCTTCCTGATGTTGCTCAGCCAGGGTGCGGCATATTCTGGTTCTGTAACTTTTTAACTTTGAAAAATTTGCTTTAATTAATATTCTGCATGGAAAAGTGTTTGGTATCCCACATTTTGCCAGTCAGATACTGAAGATTTTGTTTAGTCATCTTACCGTATTCAAGAGGACGCTAACAGGGCCATACTGTGTATGTTATGTGCTACCCCACTGAGCTGGGCATAGGGCAATTACACTTCCACACTTACACCTTGCATGTATGTactcttaaataaaagaattgttATGGAGAATAGCAATGGAATAACACAAAACAAGAACCACAGATGAAAAGAAAACGATTACAACTTTCATGAGTATTGATCATCCACTGCTGCTTGCAAAGGTCAGGAGACATGACTTAGTTTTGGAAACACCAAACAAAACTAAATAGTTTTATTAGAAACGTTTacaataaaaccagaaaagatAATGCTTCTTCTACTCTTATGCTAAACAAAGGAAGTAGAGTCTATTACAATTTTTACCACTGGACGCTACAAgcatcagaaacaaaaacaatcagGGAAGATCCAGAATGACCCATGGAGAGCAATGGGAAAGCCTCTCAGTGTAAATGCTCCTTCCCCAGACAGGTGGAGTAGCAACTCCATCAAAAtagcaaacaacaaaaaagcaacagaTTTAGACTGATACTCACTCCAGGATTCCCCATTTTGGGACTACAGATAATAACTTTTCAAGGTCATTGTTACATTTTCTTTCACTCACTGAGCGAATATTATACGAATTTTTTCCTTCATCCCTGTTCAGAGCCACAGTTCTTGCATTTaggctaaatatatatatatacacacatgcacacacacatatatacctaCATGGATACACAGTGTTCCATATCTgtcctgctttcctttttttccctagcaGTGCTTTAAATTAGCCTTAGCAATCTCATTGCATTTGTTTGTACTCTTAATaattccttttaaattttgaaaatcatttttcatttatttattaggTTTATTTCAAGATTGGATTATCTTTCCCTATCTGAAGTCTGTTTTGCAGAACCATTATCAAATTAATATTGCCATTTTAAATACACCCAAccactttcattaaaaaatttatACCAAGCAAGATCAATACAGAATAATTACCTGGCTATATTTTCATCTCTGAAATTCAGTTTAATCTGTGAAATACATTCCTACATTTATGAATAGAAGTATAATAATACTGTCACTAATATTAaatggttttattatttttaaaacaatcttttgttttaaaagactgGATGCTTAGAGCTTAATCTATAACTTTACATTCAGTATGCTAAGTATCATTCTATAATAATATAATGTACACATGATTCTCAACAAAACCATGATAATATTAATGGCCCAAAACATCCTAGTTTTTCATATGGGAAAAGGGGGATATAGTAACTGCAGTTACTTAATAATACGGGCTCAGGACCATACTTAGAGTACTGTGAAGTTGATCTCTTAGGATAAGTTTGGTCAGGGACAAGAGGCTCGTCCTGTTTCCATGCCACTTACAGCTTCTCAAATAGCCAGGAAGGATTTAATTCTAATACCCTATTTAATTTTAACACCCTATTTAATTATAATCCCCTTTTGTCTTTGTCAAgtcttgagggaaaaaaagtttgCCTGGAAAAGTTGTATAGGTTATAATACTCTTATAATACATCTGGATGATGTTTTATAAAGGGTTATAATAAATATGTGTTTTGTGGTTAGTATTTCATCTTGTACAATTTTACTGAGAGAAAATCTAATGCTCTTGGGAAGATACTGACCTGTTGAGACTCTAATTACTCCCACCTGTAGGTGGGTAGTCATAAATAGATGGGTAAAGTCATAAATAGATATGaataaaaggaaagatgaaatGGATTACACATCTCTTCTTGGGCCTTCCACTGGAAGTATgtgtggagaggggagaaagaatCCTACcagattttaatttcctttggcAATTTTTGTATGAGATTGTACAAAGAAAAGGACTGTGCTTAAAGGCTTGGGGGAGTCTTTCTCATCCCACATAATAGCCTCCTAATTGCCCTTGTCAATGATGCAGTCAGCTGATAAATTCATGACATAATGATGCCCAAGAATCACTCTGAAGTAGTATGTTCACTTGAATGCAAACTGGATGAGTCTAGAGATGTTGTCTTCCAATTTTTAGCCCTTGACCAAAATGAGTGGAAAGGCGCTCCTACATATAAACTTCCTGTTTTGCAGTCCACTGAGAGGATGTGCTGTGAGGAAAGAAGAAGTTTTCCAGATGAACTGGATTTCCATCTGGAGCCAGCTCAAGCCAGTAGGCAAAGCAAGTGGCAGGCTGTGGGGTGTGGTCCCATGCCTACTTGGCCTGTGCCAGGGAATGGGAATCAATTATTCCAGTTTGAACGGCTAATCCCTGCTTCCCATTTGCAAAGCTCTTTGCTCCTGTTGCTACAGGAATGGTAAAGGTATAGCTGAGTAGGTGCTGGGTTCCTCCCCTAACAGctactgcagaaaaagaaagtgctGCTCTTCCTTCTAGCCCCGTCTTTCACTTTCTGCTACAGATGCAGACTGTCCCGTGGGCCCCCACCCCTGCACTAAGGAGGTGTGGGTGCAGGAATGGCTGTTGGGCCCAGATAGGAGATTAGCTGAAGGCAGGAGTCCTGCACTGCTAGGGAAGGagagttaattaaaaaaaccaaaaaacaaaaaacttgaattttacaatattaaaaaatacattatttcatcATATtaatgacttttttgttttgctttaactATCTGCCTAGGAAGAGGGATGcactgcaaacagaaaaggtACTTTAGAAGTCTGTAAAACCT containing:
- the LOC112993245 gene encoding b(0,+)-type amino acid transporter 1-like isoform X1, whose product is MKKRKTTESSTDLSEGRENLRLKQEVGLISGVSLIAGTMIGSGIFMSPEWVLYYMGSPASSLLIWASCGILAMFGALSYAELGTIIKESGGEYIYILRIFGSFPAFLFAYSSVILVRPAGLAAVCLSFAEYAVAAFYPGCSSPQIVIKFTAAACILLLTIINCLNVRLATSIMNIFTAAKLLALLVVVVGGLVLLAKGQTQSFQNAFENTTAGIGPIGVAFYQGLWSYDGWNNLNYVTEELKKPEVTLPRAVMIAIPLVTCLYLLVNVSYFAAMTPSELLASGAVAVTWGDKVLGSWAWLISLSVALSTFGSSNGTFFSGGRLCYIAAREGHMPDILSMAHVRCLTPSPALIFTSAMSLVMILSGNFTTIVNFFSFIAWFFYGMTILGLLYLKIKKPELPRSYKVPIIIPIIVLMAAVYLVLAPIIDQPQIEFLYIVLFIFSGIIFYFPLVRFKCHPRFLQRVTLHLQLFLEVAPTAKNAN